The following coding sequences are from one Prochlorococcus sp. MIT 1314 window:
- the asnB gene encoding asparagine synthase (glutamine-hydrolyzing) yields MCGIGGVFNKSKNKSVEPQILVNMAAIQSHRGPDGFGYKLSDDASVGFCHARLSIIDLNENRARQPFVGGAENHILMAHNGEFYDFQRIRADLVAQGVSFSSKSDSEILLRLYEKYGIDESLSYLRGEFAFSLFDAEQDCLYLVRDRFGIKPQYWIETDDSLIFGSELKVLFAHPSVERKFTGEGLVHQLMQVMVPGSTAFAGVKQVKPGYILKVKRVNNKFQITEEKFWDINFPKKNTYEREKSEEYFIENIRKELLRAVELRMVADVPVGCYLSGGIDSCSILGLASAISQKSVKAFTIGFSDERYDETSIAKEMAVATNADHEILKINGDDLYGNFEKVLWFTERSIYNTLAIAKYLMSKRVNELDYKVVMTGEGSDELFGGYPAFRKDMYTYGVGISNSGSENLRENLENSNDIFKGAMLANEDISNKSFKEFLGFTPSCLQPWLACETYAKSLVSSKYKEITETYDPGAAIFGELDLEQLENRYAIDQAQYVWMKTMLEGQILTWGGDRVDMSNSMEARPAFLDHHLAEAAVAVPPELRIKDNVEKYVLREAMSGLLPESLYKREKFPFMAPPSHADKDNLSSMKEIVNEFLSPERIREFGILDEKEVNDLLNTFFSSELDASEKVQLDAIINHLLSVQILYKIFIIEDIPDKAQKMADNLGWKV; encoded by the coding sequence ATGTGTGGAATAGGCGGGGTTTTTAATAAATCAAAAAATAAATCTGTTGAACCTCAGATTCTTGTAAACATGGCGGCTATTCAAAGCCATCGTGGACCTGACGGTTTTGGATATAAATTATCAGATGATGCTTCTGTAGGATTCTGTCATGCGAGATTATCAATAATAGATTTAAATGAAAATCGAGCCAGACAGCCTTTTGTCGGTGGTGCCGAAAATCATATTCTGATGGCGCATAATGGTGAATTTTATGACTTTCAGAGAATCAGGGCTGATCTTGTTGCACAGGGCGTAAGCTTTTCTTCAAAAAGCGATTCTGAAATATTACTTAGGCTTTATGAGAAATATGGCATTGATGAATCATTATCTTATCTGCGAGGAGAATTTGCCTTTTCATTGTTTGATGCAGAACAGGATTGTCTTTATCTTGTAAGAGATCGTTTTGGGATTAAACCTCAATACTGGATTGAGACCGATGATTCCTTAATATTTGGCTCTGAATTAAAAGTATTATTCGCCCATCCATCAGTTGAAAGGAAATTTACGGGTGAAGGACTGGTACATCAATTGATGCAGGTAATGGTACCTGGCTCTACAGCATTCGCCGGTGTTAAACAAGTTAAACCCGGATATATCCTTAAGGTCAAAAGAGTAAATAATAAATTTCAGATAACAGAGGAAAAATTCTGGGATATAAATTTCCCTAAGAAAAACACTTATGAAAGAGAGAAAAGTGAAGAATATTTTATTGAAAATATTAGAAAAGAATTGTTGAGAGCAGTTGAATTAAGAATGGTCGCTGATGTTCCTGTCGGCTGTTATTTGTCCGGTGGAATTGATAGTTGCTCAATTTTGGGATTGGCTTCTGCCATAAGTCAAAAATCAGTCAAGGCATTCACGATTGGTTTCAGTGATGAAAGATATGATGAAACTTCGATAGCAAAAGAGATGGCTGTCGCCACCAATGCAGATCATGAGATTTTAAAAATAAATGGAGATGATCTGTATGGGAATTTTGAAAAGGTTCTATGGTTTACTGAAAGATCTATTTATAACACTCTTGCAATTGCAAAGTACCTTATGAGTAAAAGAGTAAATGAGCTCGATTATAAGGTCGTTATGACAGGAGAGGGCTCAGATGAATTGTTTGGAGGCTATCCCGCTTTTAGAAAAGATATGTATACCTATGGTGTCGGAATTTCTAATTCAGGATCTGAGAATCTTAGAGAAAATCTGGAAAATTCAAATGATATTTTCAAGGGCGCGATGCTAGCTAATGAAGATATAAGTAATAAATCTTTCAAGGAATTTTTAGGATTCACGCCAAGTTGCCTTCAACCTTGGCTTGCATGTGAAACTTATGCGAAAAGTCTAGTCTCAAGTAAATATAAAGAGATAACGGAAACTTATGATCCTGGGGCGGCAATTTTTGGAGAACTTGACCTTGAACAGTTAGAAAATAGATACGCAATTGATCAGGCTCAGTATGTTTGGATGAAGACTATGCTTGAGGGCCAAATTCTCACATGGGGTGGAGATAGAGTGGATATGTCAAATTCAATGGAAGCCAGACCTGCATTTTTAGATCATCACCTAGCTGAAGCTGCCGTTGCTGTTCCCCCTGAATTAAGGATTAAAGACAATGTCGAGAAGTATGTTTTAAGAGAAGCCATGTCAGGATTGCTGCCTGAATCACTATATAAACGTGAAAAATTTCCTTTCATGGCTCCCCCTTCCCATGCAGATAAAGATAATTTAAGTTCTATGAAGGAAATTGTGAATGAATTTTTAAGTCCTGAGAGGATAAGAGAATTTGGAATCTTGGATGAAAAAGAAGTAAATGATTTGCTGAATACATTTTTTAGTTCAGAGCTTGATGCCTCAGAAAAAGTACAATTGGATGCAATAATCAATCATCTTTTAAGTGTTCAGATCTTATATAAGATTTTTATAATTGAGGATATCCCTGATAAGGCTCAAAAGATGGCTGATAATTTGGGCTGGAAAGTTTGA
- the rluF gene encoding 23S rRNA pseudouridine(2604) synthase RluF, whose product MAIRINKYLSEAGFCSRRGADRLIEEGKVTINGKVPEMGTKVEEGDQVEVEGQRIKKSIKEKNIYLAFNKPIGIVCTTDRRVEPNNIIDFINYPKRIFPIGRLDKPSEGLIFLTNDGEIVNKILRARNNHEKEYIVRLNRPINGDFIQRMGNGVEILDTITKNCFVKQLGPKKFKIILTQGLNRQIRRMCESLGYRVKSLKRVRIMNIKLDVPSGQYRELNKEELLELNELLEKSSKTFD is encoded by the coding sequence ATGGCTATTAGGATAAATAAATATTTAAGTGAAGCCGGTTTTTGTTCTAGAAGAGGAGCAGATAGACTAATCGAAGAAGGAAAAGTAACCATTAATGGTAAAGTTCCAGAAATGGGTACCAAGGTAGAGGAAGGGGATCAAGTAGAAGTAGAAGGTCAAAGAATAAAAAAATCAATAAAAGAAAAAAACATATACCTAGCCTTTAATAAACCTATTGGAATTGTTTGCACAACAGATAGAAGAGTAGAACCCAACAATATTATAGATTTCATAAATTACCCTAAAAGAATTTTTCCTATTGGAAGATTGGATAAGCCTAGTGAGGGATTGATTTTCTTGACTAACGATGGAGAGATCGTAAATAAAATACTCAGAGCAAGAAATAATCATGAAAAAGAATATATCGTAAGACTTAATCGTCCGATTAATGGAGACTTTATCCAAAGGATGGGTAATGGAGTTGAAATATTAGACACCATAACTAAGAATTGTTTCGTAAAACAATTGGGACCAAAAAAATTTAAAATAATACTGACTCAAGGACTTAATCGTCAGATTAGGAGAATGTGTGAATCCTTAGGCTATAGAGTAAAATCATTAAAGCGTGTAAGAATCATGAATATTAAGTTAGACGTACCATCAGGACAATATCGCGAACTTAACAAAGAAGAACTCTTAGAGTTAAATGAATTACTTGAAAAATCTTCAAAAACATTTGACTAA
- a CDS encoding SOS response-associated peptidase: MCGRFELKTEFDRLPKVLKQDYPIGLDSKYETQNLIRPTDPVLVIKNEGKMKTTFMSWGFISPYAKDPFDKKRPRPFNARSETVEEKKLFSGSWKHKRCLIPASGFFEKRFLIRKENYETFWLGGIWSKWTSSDGAEIESCCVLTTEPNDLIKPLHHRMPVVVPNGYEQKWTEHVKDSDELKGLLPIMMGWSPNGWVLEDLNKKQTNQMSLF, from the coding sequence ATGTGTGGCAGATTTGAACTTAAAACTGAATTTGATAGGTTGCCTAAAGTTTTAAAACAAGACTATCCAATTGGTCTTGATAGTAAATACGAAACTCAAAATTTAATTAGACCAACTGATCCAGTTTTAGTAATTAAGAATGAAGGAAAAATGAAGACCACCTTTATGTCTTGGGGTTTTATTTCGCCTTATGCTAAAGACCCATTTGATAAAAAAAGACCGAGACCATTTAATGCAAGATCAGAAACAGTTGAAGAAAAGAAATTATTTAGTGGAAGTTGGAAGCACAAAAGATGCCTAATACCGGCAAGTGGTTTTTTTGAAAAAAGATTTCTCATTCGTAAAGAAAATTACGAGACTTTTTGGCTTGGAGGAATTTGGAGCAAATGGACTTCATCGGATGGAGCCGAAATAGAAAGTTGCTGTGTTTTGACAACTGAACCAAATGATTTAATTAAACCGTTACATCACCGTATGCCTGTTGTTGTTCCTAATGGATATGAGCAAAAATGGACTGAGCATGTAAAAGACTCTGATGAATTAAAAGGGTTACTCCCAATTATGATGGGTTGGTCACCAAACGGATGGGTATTAGAAGACCTTAATAAAAAGCAAACTAATCAAATGAGTTTGTTTTAA
- a CDS encoding DUF3303 domain-containing protein: MLYVQHWSFKTGYHQKGAEKFLGGGGDYPGVEMIGRYHAPGSLEGWIVLKTDDPKAIYQHAAEWGEFLNWETTPVFTDEEAGPMVAKVYS; encoded by the coding sequence ATGCTTTATGTTCAGCATTGGTCATTTAAGACTGGATATCATCAAAAAGGTGCAGAAAAATTTCTTGGTGGTGGCGGAGATTATCCTGGAGTTGAGATGATTGGAAGATATCACGCACCTGGTTCTTTAGAAGGTTGGATAGTTTTAAAGACTGATGATCCAAAAGCAATATATCAACATGCAGCTGAATGGGGTGAATTCCTAAATTGGGAAACAACTCCTGTCTTTACTGATGAAGAAGCTGGTCCAATGGTTGCCAAAGTCTACTCTTAG
- a CDS encoding DUF1330 domain-containing protein, which translates to MSKGFWLVTTTVTNPAFTEYVEAFQPWIESVGGYVFAKDLDSQTVEGKGGKLSVIIEFPSKQAAIEAYNSSEYQELSKLRWANSIDTNITIMDGSVTH; encoded by the coding sequence ATGTCTAAAGGATTTTGGCTCGTTACTACCACAGTTACAAATCCAGCGTTTACTGAATATGTTGAAGCATTTCAACCTTGGATCGAATCAGTAGGTGGTTATGTATTTGCAAAGGATCTTGATAGTCAAACTGTTGAAGGGAAAGGTGGAAAATTATCGGTAATTATTGAGTTCCCGTCAAAGCAAGCTGCAATTGAGGCCTATAACAGTTCTGAATATCAGGAACTAAGCAAGTTACGCTGGGCTAACTCAATCGATACAAATATCACAATCATGGACGGGAGTGTAACTCATTAA
- a CDS encoding DUF3764 family protein — protein sequence MSCSVTSVFTFKIESTFDEWAAIFDSAEADKRHSEFNIKPLFRGVSKEDPQKIIVIHQAPEGNVQKFVEANGDWMATHRVDLSTMEESSWTASLTKDSCCD from the coding sequence ATGTCTTGTTCAGTTACCTCCGTGTTTACTTTTAAAATTGAAAGCACCTTCGATGAATGGGCTGCAATATTTGATAGTGCAGAAGCAGATAAAAGGCATTCAGAATTTAATATAAAGCCACTTTTCAGAGGAGTAAGCAAGGAAGATCCTCAAAAAATAATTGTTATTCATCAAGCTCCAGAAGGTAATGTTCAAAAGTTTGTGGAAGCAAACGGTGACTGGATGGCAACTCATAGAGTTGACTTATCAACAATGGAGGAATCATCTTGGACTGCTTCATTAACAAAAGATAGTTGTTGTGATTAA
- a CDS encoding aspartate carbamoyltransferase codes for MGSYKVKTLHKEKSFSFSRIGPDIYGFTHPQNLLSEIKERAEFLYELLDRHVISIDPFSKDCLLQLFRLAAKFESNPNRYISHNSPLKGKILINAFYEPSTRTRLSFDSAWHRLGGDSINITDKSSTGIAKGESHLDIAHMFNNYGDCVVLRESDNEAIFEMTKSLRIPIINAGNGIDEHPTQAMADLYTIFKWRPHLVNKSIDESEKITIGIIGVPSRMRTVRSLLKLFCKFPYFIKKIIVIYDEKSIDQNDLFDEGQLEQLIESDLKIELETDMQKVLPSLDVTYINAIAWVGENYEVHGSSFKLHSELPFKKDSIILHPLARGPELSTSLDQTSKNWYFAQSRGAVFVRMALLTCLMDRTTRVMDVV; via the coding sequence TTGGGATCATATAAAGTAAAAACCTTACATAAGGAAAAATCATTTTCTTTTTCAAGAATCGGACCTGATATTTACGGCTTCACTCATCCTCAGAATTTATTATCTGAAATAAAGGAAAGAGCGGAATTTCTATATGAGTTATTGGACAGACATGTAATTTCCATAGACCCCTTCAGTAAAGATTGTCTTCTGCAACTTTTCAGGCTGGCGGCAAAATTTGAAAGTAACCCAAACAGATATATTTCCCATAACAGTCCCCTCAAGGGAAAGATACTCATAAATGCCTTCTATGAACCAAGCACCAGAACAAGGTTATCCTTTGACAGTGCATGGCACAGGCTGGGGGGCGATTCAATAAATATCACCGATAAAAGTTCCACTGGAATTGCCAAGGGAGAATCCCATCTGGATATTGCTCATATGTTTAATAACTACGGTGACTGCGTTGTCCTCAGAGAAAGTGACAATGAGGCGATCTTTGAAATGACAAAATCATTGAGAATCCCAATTATCAATGCCGGTAATGGAATCGATGAACATCCCACTCAGGCGATGGCTGATCTTTATACGATTTTTAAATGGAGACCTCATCTGGTTAACAAATCAATTGATGAAAGTGAAAAAATAACCATTGGTATCATCGGAGTTCCATCACGTATGAGAACAGTCAGATCTCTTCTGAAATTATTCTGCAAGTTTCCATATTTCATAAAAAAAATTATTGTGATTTACGATGAAAAATCCATTGATCAGAACGATCTATTTGATGAAGGCCAGCTGGAACAACTTATTGAATCTGATCTAAAGATTGAGCTTGAGACTGATATGCAAAAAGTACTGCCTTCCCTGGACGTTACATATATAAATGCAATTGCATGGGTAGGAGAAAATTATGAGGTTCATGGAAGTTCATTTAAATTGCACAGTGAGTTGCCATTTAAAAAAGATTCCATAATATTGCATCCACTTGCTCGTGGACCTGAATTGTCAACATCACTTGATCAGACCTCAAAAAATTGGTATTTTGCTCAGTCAAGAGGAGCGGTATTTGTAAGAATGGCATTACTTACCTGTCTGATGGATAGAACAACAAGAGTGATGGATGTCGTTTAA
- a CDS encoding inverse autotransporter beta domain-containing protein: protein MIKKHYLQIAFASFLIGNSTSAFADSQLQNEAKFLNNRNYAEANCNLNKAALKNCLNVKNSYSPKDKLDEYIIKGATYSTKFVTLMNDGAEGSEYTDIVANDVKTLLVDAGFDFANAKANGEIQKIPFFAQTSVNITGGTESDTSFSVNSLMKLGELAKDEEGDLKTLAFSQARFATATNADGSTINLGLGIRNRPNDISMVGANAFWDYRMTDYSDAHSRFGLGGEYFWKDFEFRNNWYMSITEEKDVTIKGVSYEERVVPGWDVELGYRLPNNPELAFFVRGFNWDYKNTQDNSGLEGSMSWQATPYVGLEAWVSNEISAASTTVNSSLPGTDETFFGLRINITGNPVKFERSNYKKTMITQMTQPVKRKYDVLLERSTGSFTNRATSK, encoded by the coding sequence TTGATTAAAAAGCATTATTTGCAGATTGCCTTTGCATCCTTTTTAATTGGTAATAGCACTTCAGCCTTCGCTGATTCTCAATTGCAAAATGAGGCAAAATTTTTAAATAATAGAAATTATGCTGAAGCTAATTGCAATTTAAATAAAGCGGCCTTAAAAAATTGCTTAAATGTAAAAAATAGTTATAGTCCAAAAGACAAATTAGATGAATACATAATTAAAGGAGCAACTTATTCAACGAAGTTTGTAACTTTAATGAATGATGGTGCAGAGGGGAGTGAATATACAGACATCGTGGCTAATGATGTTAAGACATTATTGGTTGATGCTGGATTTGATTTTGCCAATGCAAAAGCCAATGGTGAGATACAAAAAATCCCATTTTTTGCTCAGACTTCTGTAAATATTACGGGCGGAACGGAATCAGATACAAGTTTCTCAGTTAATAGCCTAATGAAACTTGGTGAACTTGCAAAAGATGAAGAAGGCGATTTAAAAACTCTCGCTTTTTCTCAGGCAAGATTTGCTACAGCCACAAATGCAGATGGTTCAACTATTAATCTTGGTTTAGGAATTAGAAATCGTCCTAATGATATATCTATGGTTGGAGCTAATGCGTTCTGGGATTACAGAATGACAGATTATAGTGATGCCCATAGTAGGTTTGGATTAGGTGGAGAATATTTCTGGAAAGATTTTGAGTTTAGAAATAACTGGTATATGTCAATTACTGAAGAGAAGGATGTAACTATAAAAGGTGTTTCTTACGAAGAGAGAGTAGTCCCAGGCTGGGATGTTGAATTAGGTTACAGATTACCAAATAATCCAGAACTTGCTTTTTTTGTAAGAGGATTTAACTGGGACTATAAAAATACCCAAGATAATTCAGGATTAGAAGGCTCAATGAGTTGGCAAGCTACACCTTATGTTGGCCTTGAAGCTTGGGTTTCTAATGAGATTTCAGCGGCTTCAACTACAGTAAACAGCTCACTGCCAGGGACAGATGAAACATTTTTTGGTTTAAGAATAAATATTACTGGCAATCCAGTCAAATTTGAGAGATCAAATTATAAGAAAACTATGATTACTCAAATGACTCAACCTGTCAAACGTAAGTATGATGTTTTACTTGAAAGATCGACAGGATCATTTACAAATAGGGCAACCAGTAAATAG
- a CDS encoding DUF3303 domain-containing protein: protein MQSYIVHWQFPDQESHMQGAEAFAGFVEGGCEGDEFDGFKVVNRVVNPEGANGWAIVESSNHQNIWKWSSIWVDNFGVEIEVTPVLTDQEFLSVHKEIAAAN, encoded by the coding sequence ATGCAATCATACATTGTTCACTGGCAATTTCCAGATCAAGAAAGTCATATGCAAGGGGCAGAAGCTTTCGCGGGGTTCGTTGAAGGAGGATGCGAAGGTGATGAATTTGATGGGTTTAAAGTTGTTAATCGAGTAGTAAATCCTGAGGGAGCTAACGGTTGGGCAATAGTTGAATCTTCAAATCATCAGAACATTTGGAAATGGAGTAGTATCTGGGTCGATAATTTTGGCGTAGAAATTGAAGTCACACCGGTTTTAACAGACCAAGAATTTCTCTCAGTCCATAAAGAAATTGCAGCAGCAAATTAG
- a CDS encoding high light inducible protein — MVDFKSENMSSESFYPDSNYYLDQYKTSEETPVSEDQISNKGEIFEWPNSYWFIAERTNGRLAMIGFMAVIINYTLFGWIAYPIL, encoded by the coding sequence ATGGTTGATTTTAAATCAGAAAATATGTCAAGCGAAAGCTTTTACCCAGACAGTAATTATTATCTTGATCAGTACAAAACTTCTGAAGAGACTCCTGTCTCAGAAGATCAAATATCCAATAAGGGGGAAATTTTTGAATGGCCAAATAGCTATTGGTTTATTGCGGAAAGAACAAATGGAAGGCTTGCAATGATAGGCTTCATGGCTGTCATTATTAATTACACCTTATTTGGTTGGATAGCATATCCAATTCTTTAA
- a CDS encoding gibberellin regulated protein, whose product MHIVLKKLQILIFFFFLALNFNHYSHAHLRGTFSSEQDAVNKSFEIGCEGIHKNKDKWLPCENEKELHKYLSK is encoded by the coding sequence ATGCATATTGTTCTTAAAAAGTTACAAATTCTTATTTTTTTCTTTTTCTTAGCCCTAAATTTCAATCATTATTCACATGCTCATTTGAGGGGTACATTTTCTTCTGAGCAAGATGCTGTAAATAAATCATTCGAAATTGGTTGCGAAGGGATACATAAGAACAAAGATAAATGGCTTCCTTGCGAAAACGAAAAAGAATTACATAAGTATTTAAGTAAATAA
- a CDS encoding 5'-3' exonuclease, producing MDKSNTWLIRVFAIVLICVCLIAYLNSQEKPSLLSAKPSIQNLEYKAFLLRPKPSIEDLEYKALDKKRANAEFAANRDYADYEKFGSILFCNASFNSRIESANYGKQMELYISGKEADLSEWDTAIKDYENERSKCRDFNP from the coding sequence ATGGATAAAAGTAACACTTGGTTAATTAGAGTATTTGCTATTGTTCTTATTTGTGTTTGCCTTATCGCATATCTAAATTCACAAGAGAAACCATCCTTACTCAGTGCAAAACCTAGTATTCAAAATTTGGAATATAAAGCATTCTTACTCCGTCCAAAACCTAGTATTGAGGATTTGGAATATAAAGCATTAGATAAGAAAAGGGCAAATGCTGAATTTGCCGCGAATAGGGATTATGCGGACTATGAAAAATTTGGAAGTATACTTTTTTGCAATGCTTCATTCAATAGTCGGATTGAATCAGCAAACTATGGGAAACAAATGGAATTATATATTTCTGGAAAAGAAGCAGATTTATCAGAATGGGATACTGCTATAAAAGATTATGAAAACGAAAGATCAAAATGTAGAGACTTTAATCCTTAA